One Pyrus communis chromosome 4, drPyrComm1.1, whole genome shotgun sequence genomic region harbors:
- the LOC137731099 gene encoding uncharacterized protein translates to MECNKDEAARAKEIAERKFTAKDLMGAKKFALKAQNLFPGLEGMPQMLATLDVHIAAENKINGEADWYGILGADPKADDEAVRKQYRKLALMLHPDKNKSIGADGAFKLLSEAWSLLSDKSKRVAYDQKRRVHQRVATASGSSQAPPGANGFYNFTKGATSGAQTQKVNTQTQKSTTQTQKGTSQNQKGTSWASRSSASTSSQKPKANTFWTVCHKCKMQYEYLRIYLNHNLLCPNCHEPFLAVEIAPPPTNGAKSAPPKHETADRMGVGSAGFNGNQSYNQNNFQWGSFSKASGASTAAQAASVVSQAYEKAKREREQAQAALKREELRRKHQSSRKASGASSTGYPNAAKGRRGMEDVGVSSYRRDVTNQMGVGAGGAGTTNFSGPNGSARPSITRDISQIDIPNLLREKARKEIRKKLNEFTVSKTAAKETVNGNEREKSLGNIDVHRNQKQSGEPVDTKNGSSDMKGSGISGVRSDADILSINVPDSDFHDFDKDRTEKCFEDNQVWAAYDNDDGMPRFYALVQKVISVDPFTVRISWLNSKTNSELGPLNWVSSGFSKTCGEFRVGKYEVSNSLNSFSHRVRSTKGPRGAICIYPRKGDVWALYRNWSPDWNELTADNVIHKYDMVEVVEDFSEEQGVLVTPLVKVAGFKTVFHRHLDPREARRIPREELFRFSHQIPSCLITGQEAANAPKGCRELDPAATPLELLKVINDIKEEDMMEIDKKCQQGDVAEDVENNTGI, encoded by the coding sequence ATGGAGTGCAACAAAGATGAGGCGGCTAGGGCAAAAGAGATTGCGGAAAGAAAGTTCACAGCAAAGGATCTTATGGGGGCCAAGAAGTTTGCCTTGAAGGCTCAAAATTTGTTTCCGGGGTTAGAGGGGATGCCCCAGATGTTGGCAACCCTCGACGTGCATATCGCGGCGGAGAACAAAATAAATGGGGAGGCTGATTGGTATGGGATACTTGGTGCGGATCCAAAAGCAGATGATGAGGCAGTGAGGAAACAATATAGGAAACTAGCTCTTATGCTTCACCCTGATAAGAACAAGTCTATAGGAGCTGATGGAGCGTTTAAGCTACTATCAGAAGCATGGAGTTTGTTGTCTGATAAATCTAAGAGAGTAGCCTATGACCAGAAGAGGAGAGTACACCAAAGGGTAGCGACTGCTAGTGGGAGTTCACAGGCTCCTCCAGGGGCCAATGGTTTCTACAATTTCACAAAAGGTGCAACGTCAGGCGCACAGACTCAGAAGGTTAATACACAGACTCAGAAGAGTACCACACAGACTCAGAAGGGTACCTCACAGAATCAGAAGGGTACCTCATGGGCCAGCCGCTCTTCGGCTTCTACTTCATCTCAAAAACCAAAAGCTAATACCTTTTGGACAGTGTGTCATAAATGCAAGATGCAGTATGAGTATCTCAGGATTTATCTTAATCATAATCTTCTTTGCCCGAATTGCCATGAACCATTTCTAGCAGTAGAAATAGCTCCACCACCTACAAATGGTGCCAAGTCAGCTCCACCAAAGCATGAAACAGCTGATAGAATGGGTGTTGGATCTGCTGGTTTCAATGGTAATCAATCGTACAACCAAAACAACTTCCAATGGGGTTCATTCTCTAAAGCATCAGGTGCTTCTACAGCTGCCCAAGCCGCGAGCGTGGTTAGCCAGGCATATGAGAAAGCCAAGAGAGAGCGCGAGCAGGCTCAAGCAGCATTAAAAAGAGAGGAGTTGCGGAGGAAACATCAATCCTCCAGGAAGGCAAGCGGTGCTTCATCTACAGGGTATCCTAATGCTGCCAAGGGAAGAAGAGGAATGGAAGATGTTGGTGTCAGCAGCTACAGAAGGGATGTCACAAATCAAATGGGTGTGGGAGCTGGAGGAGCTGGAACAACCAATTTTTCTGGACCAAACGGAAGCGCCAGGCCTAGTATCACAAGGGATATCTCCCAGATTGATATTCCAAATTTACTAAGGGAGAAGGCTAGAAAAGAAATTCGGAAGAAACTAAATGAATTCACTGTATCCAAGACTGCAGCCAAAGAGACGGTGAAtggaaatgagagagaaaaatcTTTGGGAAACATTGATGTGCATAGAAATCAAAAGCAGTCTGGTGAGCCAGTGGACACAAAGAATGGCTCTTCTGACATGAAAGGTTCTGGCATTTCTGGTGTCCGTTCAGATGCAGACATATTGTCGATAAATGTTCCTGATTCTGATTTTCATGATTTTGACAAGGATCGAACAGAGAAGTGTTTCGAAGATAATCAGGTCTGGGCTGCATATGATAATGATGATGGCATGCCAAGGTTTTATGCGTTAGTTCAAAAGGTGATTTCTGTGGATCCTTTCACAGTGCGGATCAGCTGGTTGAACTCGAAAACAAATAGTGAACTGGGTCCTCTTAACTGGGTATCCTCTGGCTTCTCAAAGACGTGTGGGGAGTTCCGAGTAGGGAAATATGAAGTGAGTAATTCACTTAATTCTTTTTCTCACAGAGTTCGGTCAACAAAAGGTCCACGAGGGGCTATCTGCATATATCCCAGGAAGGGGGATGTTTGGGCACTATACCGGAATTGGTCCCCAGACTGGAACGAACTGACAGCTGACAATGTCATTCACAAGTATGATATGGTCGAAGTTGTTGAAGACTTTAGTGAGGAGCAAGGTGTACTTGTGACTCCTTTGGTGAAAGTGGCTGGCTTCAAGACAGTATTTCACCGGCACTTGGATCCCAGAGAGGCCAGGAGGATCCCTAGAGAAGAGCTGTTTCGGTTCTCTCATCAAATCCCTTCATGCTTGATCACGGGTCAGGAAGCTGCAAATGCTCCAAAGGGTTGTCGGGAGCTGGATCCAGCAGCTACTCCGTTGGAGCTTCTTAAAGTAATAAATGACATTAAAGAGGAAGATATGATGGAGATTGACAAAAAGTGCCAGCAAGGCGATGTAGCA
- the LOC137732374 gene encoding histidine kinase 3-like has protein sequence MSLFHVFEFGLKVGHLLWMLCCWIVSVISMNWYLTGGIVTDTKVGLLGEAANMCLKWWEKIPMNISKIRHHYYKYIGSKRVRKTWWRRLLFSWVVGWTIGSLWILWYMSSQASEKRKETLASMCDERARMLQDQFNVSMNHIQAMSILISTFHHGKYPSAIDQKTFARYTERTAFERPLTSGVAYAVRVLHSEKEQFEKQQGWTIKRMDTLEQNQVHKNDYAPEALEPSPIQEEYAPVIFAQDTVRHVISFDMLTGKEDRQNVLRARESGKGVLTAPFRLLKTNRLGVILTFAVYKRDLPSNATPNERIQATDGYLGGIFHIESLVEKLLQQLASKQTILVNVYDTTNQSHPISMYGSNVSDDGLQRISSLSFGDPLRNHEMRCRFKHKPPWPWLAITTSIGILVIALLVGYIFHATVNRIAKVEDDFHKMMELKKQAEAADVAKSQFLATVSHEIRTPMNGVLGMLHMLMDTNLDVTQLDYVRTAQGSGKALVSLINEVLDQAKIESGKLELEAVRFDLRAILDDVLSLFSGKSQEKGVELAVYISDQVPDMLIGDPGRFRQIITNLMGNSIKFTEKGHIFVTVHLVEELIGSIGVETESSSKNTLSGFPVADKRRSWGGFRCFGQDGSASLLSSSSDLINIIVSVEDTGVGIPLEAQSRVFTPFMQVGPSISRTHGGTGIGLSISKCLVGLMEGEIGFVSIPKIGSTFTFTAVFTNASSSSNELTIEQINSQSNAASSEFNGMTALVVDQRPVRAKMSSYHIQRLGIRVEVVSDLNQGLASISCGSTTINMVLVEQEVWNKDSGTSALFVSNLRKIDGQVPPKLFILVNSSSSCRISSATSGVSTPTVIMKPLRASMLAASLQRAMGVGNKGNLRNGELPSLSLRNLLLGRKILIIDDNNVNLRVAAGALKKYGAEVICADSGKKAISLLTPPHHFDACFMDIQMPEMDGFEATRRIRDVECNISNSIQHGEVSAEDYENIQAWRVPILAMTADVIQATHEECTKCGMDGYVSKPFEAEQLYREVSRFFQSTTTGNA, from the exons ATGAGTTTATTCCATGTATTTGAGTTCGGTTTAAAGGTGGGGCATCTGCTTTGGATGCTATGTTGCTGGATTGTATCTGTAATTTCCATGAACTGGTACCTCACTGGTGGGATTGTGACAGACACCAAGGTAGGTTTGCTTGGTGAAGCTGCTAATATGTGCCTCAAATGGTGGGAGAAAATCCCAATGAACATCAGCAAGATCCGCCACCATTACTACAAGTATATCGGGTCGAAGAGAGTCCGAAAAACGTGGTGGAGGAGGCTTTTGTTTTCGTGGGTGGTTGGGTGGACAATTGGGAGCCTCTGGATCTTGTGGTACATGAGCTCACAGGCCAGTGAGAAGAGGAAGGAGACTCTTGCAAGTATGTGTGATGAGAGGGCGAGGATGTTGCAGGATCAGTTTAATGTCAGCATGAACCATATCCAGGCCATGTCGATACTGATCTCGACATTCCACCACGGAAAGTATCCGTCGGCCATTGATCAG AAAACTTTTGCGCGGTACACCGAAAGAACTGCTTTCGAGAGACCCCTCACAAGTGGCGTGGCATATGCTGTAAGGGTGCTCCACTCGGAAAAAGAACAATTTGAGAAGCAACAGGGCTGGACTATCAAGAGAATGGATACCCTCGAACAGAACCAGGTTCATAAGAATGACTATGCCCCAGAAGCCTTGGAACCTTCCCCAATTCAGGAAGAATATGCTCCTGTTATCTTTGCACAGGATACCGTTAGACATGTCATCTCTTTTGATATGCTGACCGGGAAG GAAGATCGACAAAACGTGTTGCGTGCAAGAGAATCGGGAAAGGGGGTTCTTACTGCTCCTTTTCGGTTGCTTAAAACAAACAGACTTGGAGTAATACTGACATTTGCCGTCTACAAAAGAGATCTGCCCTCAAATGCAACTCCAAACGAAAGAATTCAAGCGACTGATGG GTATCTCGGTGGAATCTTTCATATTGAGTCACTAGTGGAGAAGTTACTTCAACAACTCGCTAGCAAGCAAACCATCCTTGTGAACGTGTATGATACAACCAATCAGTCGCATCCAATCAGCATGTACGGTTCAAATGTTTCAGATGATGGATTGCAGCGCATCAGCTCCTTAAGTTTTGGAGATCCCTTAAGGAACCATGAGATGCGGTGCAG GTTCAAACATAAGCCACCTTGGCCGTGGTTAGCCATTACAACTTCTATTGGGATCCTCGTGATTGCATTGCTTGTTGGCTACATTTTCCATGCAACTGTAAATAGGATTGCCAAAGTGGAGGATGATTTCCATAAGATGATGGAGCTCAAAAAACAGGCTGAGGCAGCTGATGTTGCCAAATCTCAG TTTCTTGCAACTGTTTCACACGAGATCAGAACCCCAATGAATGGTGTCCTAG GAATGTTACACATGCTAATGGACACAAACCTGGATGTTACTCAACTAGATTACGTCCGAACTGCCCAGGGAAGTGGAAAAGCTCTagtctcacttataaatgaggTATTGGACCAGGCGAAGATTGAATCTGGTAAGCTGGAGCTTGAGGCAGTGCGTTTTGATCTGCGAGCTATTCTGGATGATGTTTTGTCACTCTTTTCGGGGAAGTCTCAAGAAAAAGGAGTAGAG TTGGCAGTATACATCTCAGATCAGGTTCCTGATATGCTTATTGGTGATCCCGGACGGTTTCGGCAGATTATCACTAATCTCATGGGGAATTCAATCAAA TTCACAGAGAAAGGACACATCTTTGTGACGGTTCATCTTGTCGAGGAGCTGATTGGCTCAATAGGCGTTGAGACTGAATCATCATCGAAGAACACTTTGAGTGGTTTCCCCGTTGCAGATAAACGCCGCAGTTGGGGAGGATTTAGGTGCTTCGGTCAAGATGGATCTGCGAGCCTTTTGTCATCCTCATCTGACCTCATCAATATTATTGTATCTGTTGAGGACACAGGAGTAGGAATCCCTCTAGAAGCCCAATCTCGTGTTTTCACTCCTTTTATGCAGGTGGGACCATCCATCTCACGTACACATGGAGGCACAGGAATTGGACTAAGCATAAGCAAGTGTTTGGTTGGCCTCATGGAAGGGGAAATCGGGTTTGTTAGCATTCCGAAGATTGGTTCCACATTTACATTTACTGCTGTTTTCACCAATGCCAGCTCCAGTTCAAATGAGTTAACCATCGAGCAAATCAACAGCCAGTCAAATGCTGCATCCTCAGAATTTAATGGCATGACGGCATTAGTAGTGGACCAAAGACCTGTTAGGGCCAAGATGTCAAGTTATCATATCCAACGGCTTGGAATTCGTGTTGAAGTAGTTTCTGATTTGAATCAGGGTTTAGCTAGCATAAGCTGTGGGAGTACAACTATCAATATGGTCCTTGTTGAACAGGAAGTCTGGAATAAAGATTCAGGAACTTCAGCTCTCTTTGTCAGTAATTTACGGAAAATTGATGGACAGGTTCCTCCGAAACTGTTCATTCTTGTCAATTCTAGTAGCTCATGCAGAATAAGCTCTGCAACTTCAGGTGTCTCTACCCCAACCGTCATCATGAAACCTCTCAGGGCAAGCATGCTCGCTGCCTCACTGCAAAGAGCCATGGGAGTTGGTAACAAGGGAAATCTCCGGAACGGGGAGCTCCCAAGTTTGTCTCTCCGCAATCTTCTGCTCGGAAGGAAAATTCTTATTATAGATGATAATAATGTGAATCTCAGAGTAGCTGCCGGTGCTTTGAAGAAGTATGGGGCAGAGGTGATCTGTGCAGACAGTGGTAAAAAGGCAATCTCACTGCTTACGCCGCCCCACCATTTCGATGCCTGCTTCATGGATATCCAGATGCCAGAGATGGATGG GTTTGAAGCTACAAGGAGAATACGTGACGTGGAATGCAATATCAGCAACAGTATTCAACATGGCGAAGTTTCTGCGGAGGATTATGAAAATATTCAAGCATGGCGTGTACCCATTCTGGCCATGACTGCTGATGTAATTCAGGCAACCCATGAGGAATGCACAAAGTGCGGAATGGATGGATATGTTTCAAAACCATTCGAAGCTGAACAGCTTTATCGCGAAGTTTCACGTTTTTTCCAATCTACTACAACTGGAAACGCGTAG
- the LOC137731597 gene encoding nuclear transport factor 2B-like: MDPDALSKAFVEHYYTLFDANRAALANLYQESSMLTFEGQKIQGSQSIVAKLTSLPFQQCQHSITTVDCQPSGPVGGMLVFVSGNLQLSGEQHALKFSQMFHLMPTQQGSFYVLNDIFRLNYA; this comes from the exons ATGGATCCAGACGCACTTTCCAAGGCCTTCGTTGAGCACTACTACACGTTGTTCGACGCCAACCGCGCGGCCTTGGCGAATCTGTACCAGGAAAGCTCGATGTTGACCTTCGAAGGTCAGAAGATCCAAGGGTCACAAAGCATCGTGGCCAAGCTCACCAGCCTCCCTTTCCAGCAGTGTCAGCACAGCATCACCACCGTCGATTGCCAGCCCTCTGGCCCCGTCGGCGGCATGCTCGTCTTCGTCAGCGGCAATCTGCAGCTCTCCGGTGAACAGCACGCTCTCAAGTTCAGCCAG ATGTTCCATCTGATGCCGACTCAACAGGGAAGCTTCTACGTTCTCAATGACATTTTCCGGTTGAACTATGCGTGA
- the LOC137732598 gene encoding uncharacterized protein → MDSKDENMELINEAIKRLLEERKNSKSSAGEGVSQGGGDDDDDDKDEDSFLLHRLLSQLESLKGNGEIRNSETSTKMGEETSSKDGELKPENESCGKADGGGSEIDTEKIVREVNKVKKQNSITHWLLSIMIVLTVAWQASEATFLWKLNEGFRHPFRCIGGMLTGNGKDSEERHRGESPSLPSLQIPEFPLPDISLSEKH, encoded by the exons ATGGATTCGAAAGATGAGAACATGGAGCTGATAAATGAGGCAATCAAGAGGCTCTTAGAGGAGAGGAAAAACAGTAAATCCTCCGCCGGCGAGGGCGTTTCCCAAGGTGGTggtgatgacgatgatgatgataaagatGAGGACAGCTTCCTCCTCCACCGATTGCTCTCCCAG TTGGAATCATTAAAAGGCAATGGCGAGATTCGGAACTCGGAAACTTCAACCAAAATGGGAGAGGAAACGTCCTCTAAAGACGGCGAATTGAAGCCGGAAAATGAGAGTTGTGGCAAAGCAGATGGCGGTGGGTCTGAAATTGATACGGAAAAAATTGTGAGAGAAGTAAACAAGGTGAAGAAACAGAACAGCATCACTCACTGGCTGCTTTCTATCATGATTGTGCTCACTGTCGCCTGGCAAGCCTCTGAGGCGACTTTCCTTTGGAAACTCAACGAGGGATTCAGACACCCCTTTCGATGCATCGGAGGGATGCTGACGGGGAACGGGAAGGACTCGGAAGAACGCCACCGGGGTGAGTCTCCTTCTCTTCCTTCACTCCAAATACCTGAGTTCCCCTTGCCAGATATTAGTCTAAGTGAAAAGCATTGA
- the LOC137731983 gene encoding calmodulin-binding transcription activator 4-like, producing MQSGYNINDLFQEAQTRWLKPAEVLFILQNHEKYKIAPQPPQQPSSGSLFLFNKRILRFFRRDGHNWRKKKDGRTVGEAHERLKVGNVETLNCYYAHGEDNPSFQRRSYWMLDPAYEHIVLVHYRETNEGNPSTGSFVQSPVSSSFSHSPSSNTTPTVSDLHEPNQNLSSPGSLEVSSDIVNKNRRGNLENLYGMGELDSSTKFDVNQALRQLEEQLSLNEDSFEGFMDDNPNASDILDYTDITNKDQFAAFNEPRYVVHEQFCSEPAQMQGNADYSGENCKIIDHEFRDGNKESATWKEFLDPRKNSSVLKSEEKSLYTLDSNENSLSSLRSGPTAVQEHHQWLNSNENIVDNDSLPLPLEVDRSKLYPYDFVSGTHPDYYTQLFEQGQIGSLDSDISLTVAQNQKFTIREISPEWGYATEATKVVIIGSFLCDPSESAWTCMFGDVEVPAQIIQEGVIRCEAPPHLPRKVTVCITAGNRVSCSEVREFDYRVKSSSCTHNNSPPQEAAKSAEELLLLVRFVQLLMDDSSIQKRESVGSESLRKLKADDDSWSSIIEALLLGSGSSSSTIYWLLEELLKDKLQQWLSSRSHEFDQNGCSLSKKEQVIIHMVAGLGFAWALNPILNCGVNINFRDINGWTALHWTARFGREKMAAVLLASGASAGAVTDPSSQDPVGKTAASIAATNGHKGLAGYLSELSLTSHLSSLMLEESEFSKGSAEFEAELTVNSISNRSLEGSEDQVSLKNTLAAVRNAAQAAARIQSAFRAHSFRKRQHEEAGVSIDDYGISSDDIQGLSALSKLTFRNPRDYNSAAISIQKKYRGYKGRKDFLTLRQKVVKIQAYVRGYQVRKHYKVICWAVGILDKVVLRWRRKGVGLRGFRQETKSRDSEDEDILKVFRKQKVNVAVDEAVSRVLSMVESPEARQQYHRMLTRHHQAKAELGGTSREGAEADAPNSGGDNLNVDDTDMYLFT from the exons ATGCAATCAG GATATAACATAAATGATCTGTTTCAAGAAGCGCAAACCCGTTGGCTGAAGCCAGCTGAAGTGCTCTTCATATTGCAGAACCATGAAAAGTACAAGATCGCACCCCAACCCCCGCAACAGCCTAGTA GTGGATCTTTATTCCTTTTTAACAAGAGGATCCTTCGTTTCTTTCGTAGAGACGGGCACAATTGGCGTAAAAAGAAGGATGGGAGAACCGTAGGTGAAGCACATGAGCGACTTAAG GTTGGAAATGTTGAAACGTTAAATTGTTATTACGCACATGGAGAGGACAACCCAAGTTTTCAAAGACGTAGCTATTGGATGCTAGATCC GGCATATGAGCATATTGTACTTGTGCATTATAGAGAAACTAATGAG GGCAATCCGAGTACTGGATCTTTCGTACAATCACCAGTATCTTCTTCCTTTAGCCACAGTCCAAGCTCTAATACTACTCCCACAGTTAGTGATTTACATGAACCTAATCAGAATCTATCCAGTCCAGGTTCACTAGAAGTTAGTTCAGATATAGTCAACAAAAATCGAAGGGGGAACCTAgaaaatttatatggaatggGGGAGTTGGATAGTTCGACTAAGTTTGATGTTAATCAAGCTTTGCGACAGCTTGAAGAGCAGTTAAGCTTAAATGAGGACAGCTTTGAAGGATTTATGGACGACAATCCAAATGCTTCAGATATCCTGGATTATACTGATATCACCAATAAGGATCAGTTTGCTGCCTTCAATGAACCCAGATATGTTGTGCACGAACAGTTCTGCAGTGAACCTGCTCAGATGCAAGGTAATGCAGACTATAGTGGTGAGAACTGTAAAATCATTGACCATGAATTCAGAGATGGAAACAAAGAATCTGCTACTTGGAAAGAGTTTCTGGATCCACGGAAGAATTCATCAGTCCTAAAGTCGGAGGAGAAATCTTTATATACATTGGACAGCAAT GAAAACTCGCTGTCTTCCTTGAGGAGTGGACCAACTGCAGTGCAGGAGCATCATCAATGGCTAAATTCCAATGAAAATATTGTTGACAATG ATTCTTTGCCACTGCCTCTAGAAGTTGACAGATCCAAGCTGTATCCATATGATTTTGTGTCTGGAACACATCCAGACTATTATACACAGTTATTTGAGCAAGGCCAGATAGGATCTCTTGATTCTGATATCAGTTTGACTGTTGCACAAAATCAAAAGTTCACTATTCGGGAAATATCTCCAGAGTGGGGTTATGCCACTGAAGCTACAAAG GTCGTCATTATTGGATCTTTTCTGTGTGATCCATCAGAATCTGCATGGACTTGTATGTTTGGTGATGTCGAAGTCCCTGCTCAGATCATTCAGGAAGGTGTAATCCGTTGTGAAGCTCCTCCTCACCTTCCTAGGAAGGTGACTGTCTGCATTACTGCTGGAAATCGGGTGTCTTGCAGTGAAGTCAGGGAATTTGATTATCGAGTTAAGAGCAGTAGCTGTACTCACAATAATTCACCTCCACAAGAAGCTGCTAAGAGTGCTGAAGAGCTGTTATTACTAGTCAGATTTGTTCAGTTGCTCATGGATGATTCATCAATACAGAAAAGGGAAAGTGTCGGATCTGAGTCCCTGAGGAAATTGAAAGCTGACGATGATTCATGGAGTAGTATCATTGAAGCCTTGTTACTCGGCAGTGGAAGTTCATCTAGTACCATATATTGGCTTCTGGAAGAGCTACTGAAAGACAAGTTGCAGCAATGGCTTTCTTCCAGATCCCATGAATTTGACCAGAATGGTTGTTCCTTGTCCAAGAAAGAGCAAGTGATAATACACATGGTTGCTGGTTTGGGGTTTGCATGGGCCTTAAACCCGATACTAAATTGTGGAGTCAATATAAACTTCCGCGACATAAACGGATGGACTGCTCTACATTGGACTGCTCGTTTTGGAAG GGAAAAGATGGCTGCCGTACTTTTAGCTTCTGGTGCATCAGCTGGAGCGGTGACAGATCCCAGTTCCCAAGATCCAGTTGGCAAAACTGCGGCATCTATTGCAGCAACCAATGGGCATAAGGGACTAGCAGGTTATCTTTCAGAGCTGTCACTGACTAGCCATCTGTCATCCCTTATGCTGGAAGAAAGTGAGTTTTCCAAAGGTTCAGCTGAGTTTGAAGCAGAATTAACAGTAAACAGCATCTCAAATAGAAGCCTTGAGGGCAGTGAGGATCAGGTGTCACTTAAAAACACCTTGGCTGCAGTCCGGAATGCAGCTCAGGCTGCAGCACGCATACAGTCTGCTTTCCGGGCGCATTCTTTCAGAAAACGGCAACATGAAGAAGCTGGTGTTAGTATAGATGACTATGGTATCAGTTCAGATGACATTCAAGGGCTTTCAGCGTTGTCAAAGCTAACCTTTCGCAATCCGCGTGATTACAATTCAGCTGCAATATCTATTCAAAAGAAATATCGAGGGTATAAAGGCCGAAAAGATTTCCTCACTCTCCGCCAGAAAGTCGTGAAGATACAG GCGTATGTGCGAGGTTATCAGGTGAGGAAGCACTACAAGGTAATTTGCTGGGCTGTTGGAATTTTGGACAAGGTTGTACTTAGGTGGCGAAGGAAAGGAGTTGGTTTGCGTGGCTTTCGGCAGGAGACAAAGTCGAGAGACAGTGAAGATGAAGATATTCTCAAGGTGTTCCGCAAACAGAAAGTCAATGTAGCCGTTGACGAGGCTGTCTCGCGTGTGTTGTCCATGGTCGAGTCTCCAGAGGCACGCCAGCAATATCATCGCATGCTGACACGGCACCATCAAGCTAAG GCTGAACTAGGAGGTACTAGCCGCGAAGGTGCTGAAGCAGATGCACCAAATTCCGGTGGCGATAACTTGAACGTAGACGACACTGATATGTACCTATTCACATAG
- the LOC137732977 gene encoding uncharacterized protein yields MLDWGPVCVAVVLFVLLSPGLLFQLPGRHGCVEFGSFHTSGAAIMVHSLLYFGLICVFLLAIKVHFYLG; encoded by the coding sequence ATGTTGGACTGGGGCCCGGTTTGCGTGGCGGTGGTGCTGTTCGTTTTGTTATCTCCGGGCTTACTGTTCCAGCTGCCCGGCCGCCATGGCTGTGTGGAGTTTGGCAGCTTCCACACAAGTGGTGCAGCCATCATGGTTCACTCCCTCCTCTACTTTGGTCTCATTTGCGTCTTCTTGTTGGCCATCAAGGTCCATTTTTATCTCGGTTAA